CGCTCCACCGACCAGAGGGCGGCCAGCGCACCGGCGGCCATCAGCACGAAGCTGACCACCGTGACCCGGGCACCGCCGACGACGTCGGCCAGGCGACCGCCGAAGGGCCGGCAGAACGAGCCGACCGCAGCGCCGAGGAACGCCCAGGCCAGCGCGGTGTCCGGCCGGCCGAACACCGAGGTGAGCAGCGTCGGGAAGGCCGCCGAGTAGCCGATGAACGAGCCGAAGGTGCCGATGTAGAGCAGGGACATGATCCAGGTGTCCCGGTGCCGCAGCGACGACCAGACCGGCCCCACGTCGGCCTTGGCCTCGACCAGGTTGTCCATGAAGAGGTACGCGCAGACGGCGGCGATCACCGCGAGCGGGACGTACATCAGTCCGGCGCGGGCCAGCACGAGCCCGCCGCCGAGCACGATCACCTGCGGCACCACGAACTGCACCACCGCGACCCCGATGTTGCCACCGGCCGCGTTGAGGCCCAGCGCCCAGCCCTTCTCACGTTCGGGGTAGAAGAAGGATATGTTCGCCATGCTGGAGGCGAAGTTGCCGCCGCCGAGACCGGCGCTGGCGGCGATCAGCAGCAACGGCAGGAACCCGATCTCCGGATGCTCGACCGCCCAGGCCAGGCCGGCGCAGGGCACGATCAGCAGCAGCGCGGAGACGACCGTCCAGTTCCGTCCGCCGAAGACCGGCACGGCGAAGGTGTACGGCAACCGCAGCAGCGCCCCCACCCCGCTCGGTACGG
Above is a window of Verrucosispora sp. NA02020 DNA encoding:
- a CDS encoding NarK family nitrate/nitrite MFS transporter, encoding MTTTSTRPEVIEDTQDLDRRPGRWIGHWTPEEPGFWRTTGSRIARRNLIWSIFAEHIGFSVWLLWSIVVVRLGDAGWQLTTSQALWLTAVPSGVGALLRLPYTFAVPVFGGRNWTVVSALLLIVPCAGLAWAVEHPEIGFLPLLLIAASAGLGGGNFASSMANISFFYPEREKGWALGLNAAGGNIGVAVVQFVVPQVIVLGGGLVLARAGLMYVPLAVIAAVCAYLFMDNLVEAKADVGPVWSSLRHRDTWIMSLLYIGTFGSFIGYSAAFPTLLTSVFGRPDTALAWAFLGAAVGSFCRPFGGRLADVVGGARVTVVSFVLMAAGALAALWSVERRSMGVFFAAFLLLFVATGVGNGSTYRMISKIFRVKGEDLGGTPEVMLAMRRQAAGALGIISAVGAFGGFLVPICYAWARSTYGGIQPALRFYVGFFLVLLAVTWVAYLRPGSRMARARV